One stretch of Candidatus Brocadiaceae bacterium DNA includes these proteins:
- the wrbA gene encoding NAD(P)H:quinone oxidoreductase, whose translation MKVLIVYYSTFGNVFKMANYVAEGVHQVKGVEPVIRTVPELIPEAVIQSREDMKAGKEMQKNIPLVTLDDFREAGGIIFGTPTRFGNVSAQLKNQIDQLTSLWLSGELEGKPAGIFVSTASLHGGQETTILTMIGPLLHLGMIIVGVPYSVKELFTTQNGGSPYGPGHVAGQESKRDIDPQEAGICRAQGRRLAEVGLLLQRKQN comes from the coding sequence ATGAAGGTTTTAATTGTGTACTATAGCACTTTTGGTAATGTTTTTAAAATGGCGAACTATGTCGCGGAGGGTGTTCATCAGGTGAAGGGGGTTGAGCCCGTGATTAGGACTGTTCCTGAGCTGATCCCTGAAGCTGTTATCCAGTCACGTGAGGACATGAAGGCCGGTAAGGAGATGCAGAAAAACATCCCCCTGGTTACTTTGGATGATTTCAGGGAAGCAGGTGGCATCATATTTGGGACGCCAACCAGGTTTGGTAATGTATCGGCACAGCTCAAAAATCAGATTGATCAACTTACCTCTTTGTGGCTTTCAGGTGAACTGGAAGGAAAACCCGCGGGAATTTTTGTCTCTACGGCAAGCCTTCACGGAGGACAGGAGACAACAATTCTTACCATGATAGGGCCGCTTTTGCATCTTGGCATGATCATAGTAGGCGTTCCTTATTCCGTAAAGGAGCTTTTTACAACTCAGAATGGCGGATCTCCTTATGGCCCTGGTCATGTTGCCGGTCAGGAGAGTAAACGGGACATTGACCCGCAGGAAGCTGGTATTTGTCGTGCCCAGGGTCGCAGGCTTGCTGAGGTAGGGCTCCTATTGCAACGAAAGCAAAACTGA